The proteins below are encoded in one region of Populus alba chromosome 2, ASM523922v2, whole genome shotgun sequence:
- the LOC118044121 gene encoding WD repeat-containing protein LWD1, protein MGGSSDPNQDGSDEQQKRSEIYTYEAPWHIYAMNWSVRRDKKYRLAIASLLEQYPNRVEIVQLDESNGEIRSDPNLSFEHPYPPTKTIFIPDKECQKPDLLATSSDFLRVWRINDEQPRVELKSLLNGNKNSEFCGPLTSFDWNEAEPRRIGTSSIDTTCTIWDIERETVDTQLIAHDKEVYDIAWGGVGVFASVSADGSVRVFDLRDKEHSTIIYESSEPDTPLVRLGWNKQDPRYMATIIMDSAKVVVLDIRFPTLPVVELQRHHSSVNAVAWAPHSSCHICTAGDDSQALIWDLSSMGQPVEGGLDPILAYTAGAEIEQLQWSSSQPDWVAIAFSTKLQILRV, encoded by the coding sequence ATGGGAGGTAGCAGCGACCCAAATCAAGACGGGTCGGACGAGCAACAGAAACGATCAGAGATCTACACATACGAGGCACCATGGCACATCTACGCCATGAACTGGAGCGTCCGTCGTGACAAGAAGTACCGTCTCGCCATCGCCAGCCTCCTAGAACAGTACCCAAACCGGGTCGAGATTGTACAGCTGGACGAATCCAATGGAGAGATCCGATCCGACCCGAATCTGTCCTTCGAGCACCCTTATCCACCTACCAAAACCATATTCATCCCGGACAAGGAGTGCCAAAAGCCTGACCTCCTCGCGACCTCCAGCGACTTCCTGCGCGTGTGGCGAATAAACGATGAGCAGCCGCGCGTGGAGCTCAAAAGCCTGTTAAATGGCAACAAGAACAGCGAATTTTGCGGGCCTTTGACTTCCTTTGACTGGAACGAAGCAGAGCCAAGGCGAATTGGGACATCCAGCATTGACACGACTTGCACCATCTGGGATATCGAGAGGGAGACTGTTGATACACAGTTAATCGCCCACGACAAGGAGGTATACGACATCGCATGGGGCGGTGTTGGGGTATTCGCTTCTGTTTCAGCCGACGGGTCGGTTAGGGTTTTCGATTTACGGGATAAGGAGCATTCAACGATAATCTACGAGAGTTCGGAGCCCGACACGCCTTTGGTTAGGCTGGGGTGGAACAAGCAGGATCCGAGGTACATGGCCACGATAATCATGGACAGTGCTAAGGTTGTGGTGTTGGATATTCGCTTCCCAACTCTTCCAGTGGTGGAATTGCAGAGGCATCATTCTAGTGTTAATGCCGTTGCTTGGGCCCCGCATAGTTCATGCCATATTTGTACTGCTGGGGATGATTCACAGGCGTTAATTTGGGACCTCTCTTCCATGGGTCAGCCTGTTGAGGGTGGATTGGACCCCATTCTTGCTTATACTGCTGGTGCTGAAATCGAGCAGTTGCAGTGGTCGTCTTCTCAGCCTGATTGGGTTGCCATTGCTTTCTCTACCAAGCTGCAGATTCTCAGGGTTTGA